The sequence ACTTTATCCCCATATCATCATCATGCTGCATTATCACAGAGACATAGAATATCATGGGTTGtaagggacccataaggatcattgagtccaactcctggctccatgcaggaccacccaaaaatcagaccgtATGCCTCAGAGCATTGTCTAAATGCTCTTGAACTCCATTTATATGCTGCAGGAGAAACCATGCAGTGCCAATGAACAGTGACCTGCTCTTAATTCCCTGTTCACATTAAGGTGATAAAGGGGTCTCTTCTGCACAGTGCAGATATGGGAACATGACTGCATCACACAAACCTGCAATTTGCTATTAAACTGATAAGGGGAAGGTGTCACTTAAAATACTGACTGCTCTTAGACAGGGGCATTTGCATCTCTCAGAACACCAGCTGAAggactttccttttttttcttcttttttttcctcttttttttcctaggtgGAACAATGCTTGAAGCGCCTGTGGAAAATGAACTTGGTGGGCTGCATTGAAACCCTGGCAGAACTGATTCCCAGGTAAGTATTGCATACATGTCCCTGTATGCAATACTACCCATTGATCAGCCTACAGAACTGAAGGAGGAGATGCTAGATCACAGACGTCTACTCGCCCTTGTCTTgtcacaggaaaaataaagccGAGGCCCAAGCAGAATGCTTAGTTCCCAGCCAGCCTATGCTGGAAACGGTGGCCGTGAAGGTGCTGGGAGGCTGTAAGCTCATACTGCGTCTGCTAGACTGTTGCTGTAAAGCATTTCTGTATCCTTTTTTCACTATATAAACATTCTTACAGTTCACTGGCAGCACTTCATGAGGCCAAAGTAAGGTCTGCTATAGGCTCTGTGTTGCTGGTGGACTCCACTGTGCAATTCATTTGTGCAGCTTAAAGATTCTTTGATAGCCAGACATCTTATTTTCAAGTTATTAGGTAGGAACCTCAGGCTGTTGGCTGGCTGCTGTTCCAGCCTTGAGCATCCCAAAATTTGGATACGTATCTCCAAAATTATTCAGGATATTGCCTTGTGAATTGCCTGTAATTGGTGTGCTCAGCAAGTTTCATTACATACTGTTTATTCTTTAACCTTAACTAGTGTAATCTTCAGCTTGTCTGTTAAACATCTCTGTTCAGAAGAATTCATACTTTTGAACACCGTGGCTTCAGGCTTGTTGAGCCGGCTATGGTTTGTATATTTCAGAGTCCTTTGCTGTCTTTTTGACATGCCTGTCAGGGAGAAAGCTTGTGATTAGAGCATTGCTGCTGAGTGAGCTTTATTCAGCtaggaggagagaggaaaaatattataaatCTTATAAATCAGAGATCCCTCCATCCTTTTGGACTCGATTCTAGCACCTGAAGAGTTGTGTGAGTGGAGAGTGCTGTTTTGGAAGGCTTTGTTCTTTGTTCATCGTAAGCTTTATGGAGTGCtaataaaaacacagcattgCTGCTAGCCTGCCAGACACTGACATCTGGTACTCTGCAGCAAGCAGTACATCTGCCTCATGCTGACATGGAAAGGCTGTGATAAAGTTGCTCCTaataattttccaggaaaatCATTGTTCTGGTCAGAGCAGCACTAAGAAAGTATCTGCTGCTTGTAACTGAGGAAGTAACAGGACTGTGCACAAGAACTCACtaaaattgtttttcacataAGAAGTCTCTTTTTCCCCAGCAAACACAGAGCATCAGTGCTTATTAGTGCACTGCTTATTAGGAAGACCTCTTGTGAAATGATTTGTGCATGATGTGAGAGCCTGCACTCTACAAAGCTGTAGGACCAGTCACATCAGTCCTGTGCTGTGGTCATGAATGTGCCTGAAAGATGGAAGGTGTTTTGGCAGGAGAGGCTCAGCCTAgattaaaggaaaatgtgatgGAATGTAAAGAGAAGTGCCTCTATTGAAGGGAGAACAAAGGGAAAGGGCAGTTTGAAATGTTtcgtttttttttaaatcagctcTTCCCCTTGAATTCAAGGCAATTGTTCCTGAGTATAAGCACAAGTTCTTGCTAAGGGAGAGTCTACACCTTTGTCTTCTCCCTTCAGGATTCAATACAGGTGTGTACTGCAGAGCCTCATCTCTCTGTATGGCGTGCTATCAACATCACTTCATCTCGTGTCTGAGACCCAGCAGATGCCTTACATCAAGGGATTTACCTTTCCTTCTGCTATCAGTAGCTTTCTTGGAGTTAACCTTTCTTCTGAggtgaagaaacaaaaagctaaAATGCTTACAGCAAAAAGACCTACCAGCTGGCTGAAGAAGCTCTTCCCAACCACGTCAGAGGCAGTGTCAAAGGTTGGGAAAAAGAGAGGTTTTGTGACCTCCGCGAGTGCTGTGAAAAACCACAGCATCCCTGCAGATGACATTGGAGAACCCGTTCTGGCAACCAGAGACAGCAGAGGTAAAGCCTTTTGCCACAGCACCTACTGGTTTCTGAGATCTGAGACTGGCTACGGCTTTGTCCAACAGAGCCAAACACTTCCTGCTACCCATGGAGTGTGGTTCTGGTACAAACTCCCCTCTCTTGTCcttggaagaggaggagaatgCTGCATGCACCCTTGATTTTATAAAGCTGTAGATAATGTCAGTACTGGGAAAGAAGGggaattgtttttaaacaacaCAGCAAAGAGAGAAGCAGGTAATGAATGCTGTATGCGTGTCCtgtattttcttgcttctgtaTACATGGGGCCCAAGTACAGTGAGGGATGCAAAGTGCACACAAGAGTATGTAACATTATAATATAGGGGACATGTAGCCCAGAACTAGCAGTCCTCTCTTGCAGTCAGGCATCTGGATATGTGCATGAAGCTTTTATACATGCAAGCTCACCCTTATAGCCATCTGTAAATCTGCATCTTCTTCATCCCTTGCTAGTTGCCACACAAGATGATGAAATGCTTGGAAGTGCTGAGTATAGGCATGAGTCTGCTGAGACAGTGGGAGAGCTGAGAGCTCAGCAGGGCAAAGCATTACAGTGTCTTTGTGCAAGGTCCTAAAACTCTTTGCTTAATGGGAactcttctctttctgtaggGAACCACCTGTGGTTTGATGTGAAGAGTTTGCTTAGACCATCCAGACCTCCAATACAAGGGGTTTGTATGCCACCATTTTACacaagtttgcttttctttgtttttgttattttatttattatctctATCTCTAAAGAGCCTAGCATTTGAAATGTGATACCTAAATGATGGAAAATGTCCCCTTCCCTTGCTTTATGTTATTTGTCAAACAGGTCATTCTGTTATGAAAGCATTTGTTGGTATGTCAAGTGAAGTGACCAAAGAGGAAGTCAGTAGACAGGAATATAAATGCCCATTGTGCGTCTCTCcttaagaaatgcaaaacacagtgctttgctcctctccagcagagGATCAGGCACCTCATGTTTTTAGAAACCCAActgtttttgttattctttgttTCAGGGTAGATGCATGACATCAAAACCTTTTAAAGAAGCATCAGTGTCACTTTCCTCTTCTGTGGCAAAATTGCAGCATGCTGGGCCTCTCGTACAGATGTTTCGAACAGCTGCATCTTTTGGTGAGCTGTCGGAGGCACTCAGAAAAGCTATTCTGTGGTGCAAAGGCAACAAACTCAAATCAGCAGCTTATTTTCTGCGCAGCAAGTTGTTGAAAAGCAATCGGCTGCACCACGTGGAGTCACAAGGATGCAGGTATTTTTCCTGAGTCTGGGGGTTCTGGATCTGACTTTTTACAGTTTAACTCCACACGTTTTGCTACAATGCAAAGAAATACTGTTGTCTAACCTATTTTTTTTGAGCTTGAGCATGATCACACCTTCAGGTCACTAGAACTGCTGATATGAATAATCTGTTTAGCTTTACTTGTGAGAGGATTTAAAAAGTTAATAAGTGCATGAATACGTCATAAAGAGGGGGGACGAAAATGCAGCTTagattgtgtgtgtgtataatgGTGCTAGATGATGTAAAGGGCATCAGATTTCTTCAGAATGCTATGGCTACCACTGTACAAGATGCTGTTGCATTTCCAGGGTATGACAAATAAAATGGTAGAGGATGCCCATATCTACATCTCTGAAAACACCAGAATAGTAACAGCTATTAAAGTTCTCTTTTGTACATCTTCCTTCTCTTAAGCTTGCAGAAGAAACTGTGCTGTGTCAAAACAACGCTCTGTAAATACCTCCTGTGTGGCTCACAGAACATGCGCTGGCTAAGGCAGTACCATGGGGCATGGTTCTTTCAGAGGAGGGCGAAATTCTCCAAGTGCTCTAAGAGAATTCTGAAGACTGTTCAGCAAAAACATTCTGAGCTTTTTGGGGACCATGTGAGCAGTGTTTCACCCATCGTGAGACCTTCAAGTTGGCAAGGATGTCCCATCATTCATACAGCTTCTGTGAAACAAAGTACAGCAGAGACTCCTCAACAGCTGCCGTTAAAAGAAAGCCCCAAGTCTGTGCACAAAGATTCTGAGAATGTGGATATTGATTCTATTTTTGCAGCAATGGGTGTCTGATTCTGGACTGGGAAGAAGAAACATGTCTTGTTTTTCTAAGTAGAACTCGGAACGCCTCTAAGTGTCTTGGTACCTCATACACCAACTTCTGCTAACAAAGGAATAACTatcttatttttgtaaaagtttttttcttttcttttttatggaACAGCATTCAAAACAGATGAGTAATCTTTATCCCTTTACCTGGCCTTGTCCAAGGACTGCATCTTTGAGTTATTTCCTACTCGGTGCCTTTTCTCTATTGCTGGGACCACCTGTTATTTGTGCTGTGCATTCGACAGCACTAAATTACCACCCAAGGCAGAAGGCTGCAGCTGATCacttgctgctgctcaggcCTAAAGATCTGCCCCTTCTCCACAAAGTGTTATACTCCTCTCTTGCAGTTTGTACAGACAACAGCGTTGACTTTCAGTGTTTTCACTGTTCTACACTTGTTATCCTTGTCCTGAAAAGAAGTTAATCAAATCCTGCTGCTTCAGAAATAGGGCAAAGCACAGCCAGAGTCTGCAAGAGTAAACCTACCTGTGAACAAGTCCTCCTGTGTCCTGAAGTCTTTTCAGTGTGCAATTTTTGCCTGCTTGGCAAAGCAAAGTGTAGCAATTCCAGCACATATTTATTGCTTGCTCTAGCATCATTTCACATGCTTAGTGCTTTCCATCGGGCTCTTATTTGTAATTACTTGGTGATCCCGATCTTGGGGTTATTTGTTTGAAAAACTTCTTTGAATGAAGTCAAATCAGCTTTATAGCGGAGTATCTGCCCAACAGGGGCAAGGAAGGGGTCTAAGAGCAAGTAAACCTGGAACAGGTTAATTTCAGTTCTCTAAACGTACGGTagaaaacagcagagctgtgtctaCTAGGACAGAAACAGCGCTTCAGAGCCCATGAGATGCTAGAAGAGCCTGCACTTTTTTATATGCCCTGTGTTAACTGATCAATATAAGTTCAGTCTCTGAAGAGTGGGCACAGATTTGAGTTGCTTTATTCAAGGATTATATACAGAGCAGAATTTTTAATAGTTTGGGCTTGAAAACTTTGTTTGTCCGGTTAACCAAGATCTAGTTTCCAGGTTTCTTGTCAACAGAATACCTAGCAATAACCAAAGTAAAGAAGAACTTGTCATGGGCCTGCTAGATGCCCAATTCAACAGTCCTACTGCAAACAGACTTCTCACCTTTAAAGAATCCTTAGAGCTCATTTCTCAAATTCACAGAACAGTATAAAAAGACGTTAGGAATAACACGTGCAATCAGGAAACACCTGGCTGCTTGAATGCCTACCACAAGAGGCTGAGAGGCAGGGCAGATATCCCAGCAGCAATGATCTCCATCTCAAATAAACTCCTGAAA is a genomic window of Meleagris gallopavo isolate NT-WF06-2002-E0010 breed Aviagen turkey brand Nicholas breeding stock chromosome 1, Turkey_5.1, whole genome shotgun sequence containing:
- the NEPRO gene encoding nucleolus and neural progenitor protein isoform X1, giving the protein MNLVGCIETLAELIPRKNKAEAQAECLVPSQPMLETVAVKVLGGCKLILRLLDCCCKAFLLSVKHLCSEEFILLNTVASGLLSRLWIQYRCVLQSLISLYGVLSTSLHLVSETQQMPYIKGFTFPSAISSFLGVNLSSEVKKQKAKMLTAKRPTSWLKKLFPTTSEAVSKVGKKRGFVTSASAVKNHSIPADDIGEPVLATRDSRGNHLWFDVKSLLRPSRPPIQGGRCMTSKPFKEASVSLSSSVAKLQHAGPLVQMFRTAASFGELSEALRKAILWCKGNKLKSAAYFLRSKLLKSNRLHHVESQGCSLQKKLCCVKTTLCKYLLCGSQNMRWLRQYHGAWFFQRRAKFSKCSKRILKTVQQKHSELFGDHVSSVSPIVRPSSWQGCPIIHTASVKQSTAETPQQLPLKESPKSVHKDSENVDIDSIFAAMGV
- the NEPRO gene encoding nucleolus and neural progenitor protein isoform X2, with product MNLVGCIETLAELIPRIQYRCVLQSLISLYGVLSTSLHLVSETQQMPYIKGFTFPSAISSFLGVNLSSEVKKQKAKMLTAKRPTSWLKKLFPTTSEAVSKVGKKRGFVTSASAVKNHSIPADDIGEPVLATRDSRGNHLWFDVKSLLRPSRPPIQGGRCMTSKPFKEASVSLSSSVAKLQHAGPLVQMFRTAASFGELSEALRKAILWCKGNKLKSAAYFLRSKLLKSNRLHHVESQGCSLQKKLCCVKTTLCKYLLCGSQNMRWLRQYHGAWFFQRRAKFSKCSKRILKTVQQKHSELFGDHVSSVSPIVRPSSWQGCPIIHTASVKQSTAETPQQLPLKESPKSVHKDSENVDIDSIFAAMGV